TGAAGAATCTCACCGGACTCCAACTACCCAGTGAAGTAAAAACCTTTTTGTCTTTGGGTCCGAAGTTCTCACTTGTACCAGAAATCAGGGACATACCAATTATCGAACTTTTAGCAACAGTAGAAACCTACAACACCAGCAGGAACAATAACGAGTGCAACATCATAAGAGCCAAGGTAACCAACGTTATCACAAACCACCTACAACAATCGAAATCCACAGGATTACCCTACATTACTCGAttggaaaattcaacaaaacgcTTTCTTAGAGAACACCCAGACATCATAGTCACTCAATCAGACAAGGGTGGAGTTACCGTACTGATGGAGAAAGAAAAATACATAAACCTAGCAAACCAACAACTCGGAGACCAAGAGTACTACCAGCAAATTTCTAAAGATCCTACGAGTACAATCGAACAAAAATTAAACAAGAAAGTCAGCGAGTTGAAACAAAAGAACTACATCACCCCTGAAGAAGCAAAAGAGTTGATGACCTACGACGGCTTATGCCCGAAATATTATGGCTTAGTCAAAATTCACAAACCTGAGCTATCCCTGAGACCAATTATTTCATCGATTGGCAGCCCAACAACCAGGATATCACAATTCCTGAAAGATATTCTCTATAGAGCATACAATTTCAACAATACATACTACATTAAGGACTCATTCGACTTCACACAGTCTATTAACAATTTCAAAGTACCACCAGGTTATAGGATTGTAAGCCTAGACGTCGTATCACTTTTCACCAATATTACTATCGAAACAACAAAAAAAGCCATCGAATATAACTGGCAAAGAATAGAACAACAGTGTCAAATTCCAAAGAAAGAATTTATGGAGCTGATCGAGTTGGTGTTTAGTTCAATATATTTTGCATTTGATGGAAAATTCTACAGGCAGTGCATAGGTACACCAATGGGCTCAAAGTTATCACAAATAATAGCTGACTATGTCATAGATGAACTTCCAGATGAGTGTATACCCCAGTTGACGTTCATAATACCTTTTTGCAAAAAATACGTCGACGACCTCATCCTCATGATACCCGAAGGAAAACAAGATGAGATCCTTAATGTTTTCAACAGTTTCCATCCAAAGATTCAATTTACCATTGAAGAAGAATCCAATAACTGTGTTCCATTCTTGGACACAAAAGTGATCAGAGAAGATGAAACAATTAAAACTGATTGGCACAGAAAGACAACAGCTTCAGGCAGATATATACATTACACCTCATACCACCCgatgaaaatgaagattaaCCTTATCCTAAACCTGAAGACCAGGATCACAACGATCTCACACCCGACATACCTTGACAAAAACCTGAAGACCTTAGCAGAGTTGATGAAACAGAATGGTTACCCCAGATCCTTGGTAAGAAGATTAGACTTCAACACCCCCAACCATCATATGCATGAAcaacaaatggaaaatacaaataacGAGCGACCACCAAGAGAACCACCAAGAGAAGAAAATCAAAACAGAAAAAAGATAATAATACTACCCCATATAGAAGGATTAACACACAAGATAACAAAGCTATTGAGTGACGACAATACCTTCATAGCAAAATACAATGTGAAAACATCTAAATACCTGTACAGTAAACTCAAAGATACAACACCCAAAGAGAGAAGACCCAACGTTGTATACACCGTTGTATACCGTGCAACAATTGTAGCGGAGTATACATCGGAGAAACGAAGAGAACGATGAATAAAAGGATCACATCACACAAGAGTGATTCTAGAAGGAACATCCAAGCCTGCGCACTAGCTCAACACGAAAACACGACTGGACACCACATGAAATTTTCGGACTTAGAGATCCTAGATACAGAAACTAACAGTTGGAAGAGAAAATTTATAGAGATGATCAGGATAACCCAAGAACCTAACGCAATCAACCACAAAAAAGACATTGATAACCTCAGCGCAATTTATGCGAACCTAGTCGAGATAGACAAAATGTCTAGAAACAGAAACCCCATACAGATAGATACAGATACAGATACGGATAGAAGACCCTAGTAGTTTCCCCACGGCCTTTTAATATACCTGTTGTcacctaaaaataaaaaataaaaataaaatcaaaaaatgcTCTGAACTAATTCTAACAAAAAGAGAACAAAAAATCCACTCAGATTGTTATTTGCCATTGTTTAATGTAAGACATTTCTAACAACTACCTAACACAAAGAAGAAGAGTCGACTTGTCATCAAGTCACCAATGATTTCTCTGTACGTCTGTGGTCTCATGTCACTCATAACCTATCGAATCTAAGATCTAACCTCTAATGAAACACCGACGTTCAAGGATTTCTTACCTGAATTCTATCAATTTTAAGATATAACATGCAATTATGATCATCCTGATTtgtaattataatgaaaacaacCCAGGTACAACCTCAAATCCTGTAAGtaattacatttttcaaatactaTAGCCTACAAATACTAACTCCTCTATGTTTTATAGTGCTtctgaagaagagataaataaaGTCTCGAAAGCTTAAGCTGAAGGAAAAAGAGTTTTACTTACCAGAAGCcagaaaaaatacaataaatattttatcTTATACAGCTAGTTGCCGTCTGCTCAATCCCTTCCTCCAAGCGTTTCTGT
The nucleotide sequence above comes from Coccinella septempunctata chromosome 4, icCocSept1.1, whole genome shotgun sequence. Encoded proteins:
- the LOC123311732 gene encoding uncharacterized protein LOC123311732, with the translated sequence MGFFEDMRNIHGQQPVVNLKEYNNNLHKISNLKNRRIFLLRCREQMITPTHLQGCIKRLDSMIEFKDARTGQQVKEFNNKLGRKILTFQIDITIKNLRFLDSRQSILDNSISDILSEHTWNEFKRKTTSKVNRAFHRKKEANRRKFESLESTQRKTIVTQDKWLKNLTGLQLPSEVKTFLSLGPKFSLVPEIRDIPIIELLATVETYNTSRNNNECNIIRAKVTNVITNHLQQSKSTGLPYITRLENSTKRFLREHPDIIVTQSDKGGVTVLMEKEKYINLANQQLGDQEYYQQISKDPTSTIEQKLNKKVSELKQKNYITPEEAKELMTYDGLCPKYYGLVKIHKPELSLRPIISSIGSPTTRISQFLKDILYRAYNFNNTYYIKDSFDFTQSINNFKVPPGYRIVSLDVVSLFTNITIETTKKAIEYNWQRIEQQCQIPKKEFMELIELVFSSIYFAFDGKFYRQCIGTPMGSKLSQIIADYVIDELPDECIPQLTFIIPFCKKYVDDLILMIPEGKQDEILNVFNSFHPKIQFTIEEESNNCVPFLDTKVIREDETIKTDWHRKTTASGRYIHYTSYHPMKMKINLILNLKTRITTISHPTYLDKNLKTLAELMKQNGYPRSLVRRLDFNTPNHHMHEQQMENTNNERPPREPPREENQNRKKIIILPHIEGLTHKITKLLSDDNTFIAKYNVKTSKYLYSKLKDTTPKERRPNVVYTVVYRATIVAEYTSEKRRER